DNA sequence from the Alphaproteobacteria bacterium genome:
ACGGGCATGACGACAGCGTGCGCGAACGCGCCGATCATCTTTTATCGCTGGGGAAGAAAACCTGGCCGCATCTGCTGGCGCGGGTGATGCTGGCCGAGCAAATCTACCGCGCCCGGCAAATTTTGGCGGGGCATCCGTATCATCGGGAATAGTATTACTTACACACCGGCGTGAACGTCACCGGGCCTTGGGAGCCTTGCAGCGTCACAGGGCGGGCAGGTTCGGCTCGACAGGCGGCGGCAATGACATCAGCTTGCTGATTCTCGGCCTCTCGTTGAAGGCCGGGCTTCGCTGCCTGGTATCCAACGACCGCCCCAAGCGCCACAGAAACAACGCCAGCAGCAATAGACTTCCAGCGATTTGGAGCAGATATATCTGGGATATAGAGGTTCTCAACAGGATGGTAAACCTTGTTACCCCCTCTACGCGTTTCAACAAGCGTGGCACTCTCGGCAAAAACTTCAAGCATTATTATCTCCGTGTTCTGAAAAACAGTTCGTCCAAACGCACACAGCCACTGTAGATTGCGTCCGGTGCGCCAACAACGCATTTAAATAGTTTCATGCACCATTAACCGTGATTTCCTGGAATTTTCCTATCCGCCAGCCGCCATCCCGCAACAATGCGGCGAAACCATCGCCGCGCAGGAAATCATATTCATGCTCGCGCCAGCCGGTCAGAGGATCGCCGGCGATAGGCCATGCGCCGGGATGACAGTTGATCAGCGTCCCCTCCCCCGCTTCGCGCAGCCATTGTTCGTATAGGGAATGGGCGGAGCGCTTCTCCGGCCGGAAATCATGGATGCCGAAAAATTCCCGGTTATGCGAAATGGCGGCACCCTGAAGCGCGTCGCCGAAACCCATGCCCATCGCATTGACGGCCAGCGCCTTGATGGGCGAAGCGGCTCGCTTCGCGATCATGGAAAACTGCGTCGCGCAATGCCGGACATAGCATCCATGCGCCGCCGCGAGTTCGATCACCGCGTTACGGATCACGGGAAAGACATGCACATGCTGGTGACCGTCGATATGGCTCGGCAACTTCCCCATCGCCCGGCAAAATTCATCGAACTGCCGGCGGCATTCGGCGCGGATTTCGGCGGCATCGAGCCGCCCCGAAAGCGCGATCATCATCAGGCGGTTCAATCCCGGCAATGTTCCGCCGGGTGCAAGCCTTGGCATCGCGCCGAGCGGCGCATAGTCGGTGAAGTTAAGATGCAGCCCGGCATCGATATCGCATTGCGCCGCCGCGAGGATTGGGGCAGATTGGCTCCAGTCCGCGCCGTTCACCATGCAGCTCGCGGCGCTGATGCGCCCGGCATCCGCCAGCTCGAGAATCGCGCGGCTGATGGCGGCGTTCTGGCCGAAATCATCGGCGCAAAGCGTCAAAATTTTCGTCACGGGCGAGCCTCCGATTGACGGCATACCCTATCGTGCAACATTATACGCGTCATGTCCCTCTCAGCACCGCTTCTCTCCATCGTCCTTCCGGCCCATAATGAGTCGGCTACTTTGCCCGAACTCATGCGGCGGATTCACGCCGCGTTGGCCGGGCTGGACGGAGACTATGAAATCATCGTCGTCGATGACGGCTCCACCGACGCGACCCATAGCACGCTCCGGGAATTGCGGCAAAGCGATCCGCGCCTGCGCCTGATACGCCTTGCGCGCAATTTCGGCAAGGAGGCCGCCCTAAGCTGCGGCCTCCATACCGCGCGCGGACAAGCGGTCGTGACCATGGACAGCGATTTGCAGCATCCGCCGGAAATGCTGCCCGACCTGATCGCCGCATGGCGGAAAGGCGCGGCCATCGTCATGACGGTGCGGCGGAACCGCCAGATCGACAATAAGCTGCGGCGCGTCTTCACCAAGATATATTATCGGCTGATGTCATGGCTCAGCGAGGTAAAAATCCCCACGGGCCTCGGCGATTTCAATCTCTATGACCGGCAGGTGGTCGAAGCCCTCAAGCAGCAGATACCGGAACGCAACCGCTATATGAAAGGCATCGTCAGCTGGGTGGGGTTCAACCGCGCGCTGGTTCCGCTGCATGCCGAGCCGCGGCGGCACGGCAAAAGCACGTTCTCTTTTGTCTTGCTGCTGCGCCTCGCGCTGGTCGCGCTGACCTCCTTCAGCAATTTTCCGCTCAAGATATGGTCGATGCTCGGCGTGGCGATCTCGCTGATCGCGCTCGGCTATGGCGGATATTTGACGGTGCGCACCATGGTGTCCGGCATCGATCTTCCCGGTTACCCTTCGCTGATCGTGGCGATTTTGTTCCTCGCGGCATCCAGCTTATCAGCCTCGGCGTGATCGGCGAATATCTTGGCCGCGTCTTCACCGAAGTCAAAGCGCGGCCGCTCTATCTGATTTCCACGCGCGAAGGATTCGAGGATGACTCGAACAAGCCATGATGACCGCAGCGCATTCCTGGTTTTGGATCTTCGCCCTAAGCCAATTGGCGCTCTGGATCGCGTTTCCGGCAATCTGTTCCGTAACCTTCCTTTGGATGTCATGGAAGGCTTGGTCTGGGGGCATGGCTGGCCGCTCGGCACCTATAAGCACCCGCCCCTCCAGGCATGGATTCTCGAAATCGCCTCCGTGATCGGCGGCCATAGCGACGCGGCGATTTACGCCACCGGCGCGGGCAGCCTTTTCATCACTTACGTCGCCTTATGGCAGCTGGGGAAAATGTTATTGCCGCCCGCTCAGGCCGCCACCGGCGTTCTGGCGATGGCGGCGTGCTTTTACTTCGCCACCACCATTCCGGAATTCAACCCCAATGTCGTGCAGATACCGCTATACGCGCTGTGCGGACTGTTCTTCTGGCGCGGCTTTCGGCATGACCGGCTGAAGGATTGGCTGATCTTCGGCCTCTGCGCGGGACTCGGCATGTGGGGGAAATACACCTTCGTGCTGCTATTGACCGGCTTTCCGATATTCATGCTGTGGGAACCGCAAGCGCGGCGATATGGAAGCGTCCCGGCCCCTTATAGTGCCGCGCTCACGGCGACGCTGGTTTTCCTGCCGCACCTCATCTGGCTGATCGGGCATGACTGGCTGCCGATGCAATACGCCGCTTCGCGAACGGAACCGGTTTCGTATTTCTGGGAGCGGTTCTGGTGGCCGGTGATGTTCCTTCTGACGCAACTGCTCGCTATCGGGCCGAGCATCGCGATCATATGGCTTGCGCGGGAGCGCGGCCCCAAAATCGAAACAACGCCAACGCCGCAAGCGGCCCGCCTTTATCTCACGCTCCTGGCCTTCGCGCCCCGCCTTGTCGCTTGCCGCTCTCGTGGCTATTGGCGGCGGCAAGCCGCGCGATATGTGGGGCATGCCGTCCTGGCCGTTCATCGGCCTGTGGGCGACATGCCTGTGGCGCGGCGATTTCGCGCATAGCCGCGCGGCGCGGATGCTGCTTATCTTCGCCATACTGGCGATGCCGGTCGCGCTATGGATCGGGGATCGATTAAGCGCGCCATTCGGCTATCCGGCATGGCGCACGAGCTTTCAGGGCAAATATCTGGCGCGGGAAGCAGACGTTCTCTGGCGCGAGCAGAATTTCGGCGAACGGCCGCTGATGATCGTGCTGGGCGACAGCTGGTATGGCGGCAATATCGCCTGGTACGGTGAGGCCCGCCCTCAGGTCATGATCAACGGCAGTCGCTCTATAGCCCATGGGTGAATCCGGACGACGTCGCCCGACATGGCGCGCTGGCGGTATGGGATATTGACGGCAATGGCATGGATGCTCCGGATTGGGCGGCGCAATACGGAGCCGTCCTCGCCACCCGCATCGTCTTCCTGCCCTACGGCAATCGCACGCTACGCGCCCGACTGGCAATTATCGCCCCGAATCGGCGATATCAGATTAGTTGCTCGAACCGGGTTTCCAGCCTGCTGGGCTTGGATTCTTGTTGTGGTGCTTTTTCCGTTTGGGCTCTCCAGGAGTCTGCGCGGGAGCGGGCTGCGGTTGAGCCGTGGTGCCGGCCACTTCGGAATTGGCGTTTTCCCCATTCGATTTGCGCAACGCGCCAAGCATTATTCTTACCCATATTATTTCCCCTCAATATCGATTCACATTATCAGTTACGTAATCTGCCAAATTTTTCCGCAATGTCGAATGTAATTTTTACTTTCATCACCAACTATAGTTAATCAGCGGCATGCGCCGCTCACCTTCCGGCAAGGTAGCGCCCGGAAATTCTAAGTTTTAGGCTCGTCATTTGGCTTGGCCGGGCGAGGCAGACCTGGCCTTCCGGGAGAAGAAGCGGCACAATGGGCACCGGCTGCGGCATCAGGGCCGCCTAAGATCGGGATGGCGATACGTCATCGGAAATCCGAGTTCGCGATTCCGGTCTAAATCTATGCCCGTGGGCACTGGCCGCGGCGGCTGTTGCGGTATGATTGGCATGGGCGCTTTATATACCGCTTATATTCACTTTCAACATCGTCCTTATCGCTATAAAATTGTTCCAGCTTTAACTCAAGGATACGAAATGACCGCCCATCATCCTAAGCCTGTTGTGCTCTGCATTCTCGACGGCTTCGGCTGGCGCGAGGAAACGGCGGACAATGCCGTGGCCCAGGCGCACAAGCCGAATTTCGACGCGCTGTGGGCGTCATGCCCGCGCGGCTTTCTGGATGCCTGCGAGGAGCATGTCGGGCTGCCTCACGGCCAGATCGGCAATTCAGGAAGTCGGGCATATGAATCTCGGCGCGGGGCGCGTGGTGTTTCAGGATTTGCCGATGATCGACCGCGCCATCGCAGCGGGCGAGTTTCAGACCAACCATGCCCTGAACGAACTTATCGGCAAGCTCAAGACGACGGGCGGCACATGCCATCTGCTTGGCCTGACGTCGCCGGGCGGCGTGCACGCCCATGAAAAACCACATGCTGGCGCTGGCGGCGCGGCTTGCCGAAGCCGGTGTTCCGGTCGCCTTCCATGCCTGGCTCGACGGGCGCGACGTGCCGCCGCATCAGGCGGTCACGGACGCTGCCCGCTTTGATGAAAAAATCGCCGCGCTGCCGGGCGCGAAGATTGCGACGATGGAAACCATCTGCGGGCGCTATTTCGCCATGGATCGCGACAAGCGGTGGGAGCGGGTCGCGCAAGCCTATGACCTGCTGTTGACGGCAAGGGCGACGCGATCACCGATCCGGTCGCGCGCTGAACGCGCACTACGCGACGGGAACCGGCGACGAATTCATCCCGCCTCTGGTCATGCCCGGCTATCAGGGCATGAAGGATGGCGACGGCATCCTATGCGCCAATTTCCGTGCCGACCGCGCGCGGGAAATCCTGACCGCGCTCCTTGATCCCGCTTTCGACGGCTTCGCGCGCGGGCGCGTGGTGAATTTCGCGGCGGCAAGCGGCATGGTGGAATATTCGACGGCGCTCAACAAACTGCTGACGACGTTATTCCCGCCCCAAAGATATCCGCGACGGCCTGGGCGAAGTCGTCGCCCGCGCCGGATTGAAGCAACTGCGCATCGCGGAGACCGAGAAATATCCGCACGTCACCTTCTTCTTCAACGGCGGCAACGAAGTTCCTATGAAGGCGAAGAGCGCATCATGGTGCCCTCGCCCAAGGTCGCCACGTATGATCTTCAGCCGGAAATGTCCGCAGCTGAAGTCACCGATAAAGTCGTCGCCGCCATCGACAGCGGCAAGTTCGACCTCGTCATCATCAACTACGCCAATCCCGACATGGTCGGGCATTCCGGCATTCTCTCCGCCGCAATCAAGGCGGTGGAAGCGGTGGATAAGGGGCTAGGCGGTCTGATCGCCGCCGTGAAGCGCCAGGGCGGCGCGGCGCTGGTCACCGCCGATCACGGCAATTGCGAAATGATGCGCGATCCCGAAACCGGCGGGCCGCACACGGCGCATACGCTCAACCGCGTGCCGATGCTGCTGTTCGGCGCGCCCGAAGGCGTCAAGACGCTGCGCGACGGCAAGCTGGCCGATGTCGCGCCGACCACTGCTGGAGCTTCTGGGACTACCGCAGCCTGCCGTGATGGGATGGGAAGAGTTTGATGGTGCGGTAAGTTACGGCGCTTTCGGGGCGGCGTGCGCGGAATGCGCCGGCGGCATGGGCCGGACGGGCGCGACGACCGCCGCATGCGCCGGACGATGATCCGAAAAATCGCCCCGCAGATAGCCTATCGCGCCTACCACCGCCGTGGAGGCCAAAAGGCTCACGGCGCTTGAGACAAATTCTTTTTTCCAATTCACACGGCGCAATAGGATCATAGCTCCCTCCGCTGCCGTTTCGGGATCGGTTCCGGGGATATATAAATTCTCGCGGGCCGCAGCACTCTTTTCATATCGTTTCCTTTCAAATCCAGTCAGGACGGCAGAATAGCGGCCGGGTTTGATATTGTCGATACCGGTGTTACCCTCGCCGCGATCATGAATCGCTTTGCCGTTTTCGCCATCTTTCTCGTTTTCGCGCCCCTGCCCGCCGCCGCCGACACGGCCGGAGAGCTGCAGAAGGTTGAGTCCGCCCTGCGGGAAAAGCAGAACGCCGCCGCCGCCGCCGCCAAGGCTGCCGCGGAGGCGCAGCGCGAGCTTGTCCAGTTGCAGGAAAAGCTGCGCGCGGCGGCCCAAGGAAGAAGCGGCGCTGCAAGATCAGCTCGACGACATGACCGTCGAACTCGGCAGCCTGCGCGAACAGACCGCCGCCGTCCCGCCTAGAAACTCGACGCCACCGCCAAAACGGAAACCAGCAGCCTGGGCATTTTATTGAGGCTTGGGCAGCTGCCGCCCGCCGCCTGTGGTTCTATGACGGCGTATCGATCGACCAGGAGCGCCGCATGCTGCTGCTTCGCACGGCGGCGCGCGGCCTCGACGCCCAGGCCGCCGATCTGCGGCAAAATCTGCTGACCGCCGACCGGCTCAAGGCCAGGCTCGCGGCGAAGCAGGACGAGCTTGTGACCGCCAAGAGCATGCTGCAGTCCAAGCAGGACGAGCTGAACGACCTGATCGCCGCCCGCCGTGCCCTGGCCGCCACGCATCAGGCCGAACAGGCGGAACTCTTGCGCGATACGGCGAAACTGACGGCGACCGCCGCCGATCTGCGCGGCCTGCTCGACAA
Encoded proteins:
- a CDS encoding ChbG/HpnK family deacetylase, with amino-acid sequence MTKILTLCADDFGQNAAISRAILELADAGRISAASCMVNGADWSQSAPILAAAQCDIDAGLHLNFTDYAPLGAMPRLAPGGTLPGLNRLMMIALSGRLDAAEIRAECRRQFDEFCRAMGKLPSHIDGHQHVHVFPVIRNAVIELAAAHGCYVRHCATQFSMIAKRAASPIKALAVNAMGMGFGDALQGAAISHNREFFGIHDFRPEKRSAHSLYEQWLREAGEGTLINCHPGAWPIAGDPLTGWREHEYDFLRGDGFAALLRDGGWRIGKFQEITVNGA
- a CDS encoding glycosyltransferase family 2 protein; its protein translation is MSLSAPLLSIVLPAHNESATLPELMRRIHAALAGLDGDYEIIVVDDGSTDATHSTLRELRQSDPRLRLIRLARNFGKEAALSCGLHTARGQAVVTMDSDLQHPPEMLPDLIAAWRKGAAIVMTVRRNRQIDNKLRRVFTKIYYRLMSWLSEVKIPTGLGDFNLYDRQVVEALKQQIPERNRYMKGIVSWVGFNRALVPLHAEPRRHGKSTFSFVLLLRLALVALTSFSNFPLKIWSMLGVAISLIALGYGGYLTVRTMVSGIDLPGYPSLIVAILFLAASSLSASA
- a CDS encoding glycosyltransferase family 39 protein, translated to MTRTSHDDRSAFLVLDLRPKPIGALDRVSGNLFRNLPLDVMEGLVWGHGWPLGTYKHPPLQAWILEIASVIGGHSDAAIYATGAGSLFITYVALWQLGKMLLPPAQAATGVLAMAACFYFATTIPEFNPNVVQIPLYALCGLFFWRGFRHDRLKDWLIFGLCAGLGMWGKYTFVLLLTGFPIFMLWEPQARRYGSVPAPYSAALTATLVFLPHLIWLIGHDWLPMQYAASRTEPVSYFWERFWWPVMFLLTQLLAIGPSIAIIWLARERGPKIETTPTPQAARLYLTLLAFAPRLVACRSRGYWRRQAARYVGHAVLAVHRPVGDMPVARRFRA